A single Microcoleus sp. FACHB-672 DNA region contains:
- a CDS encoding ATP-binding protein: MQAEPKANILLVDDHPKNLLALEAILEGLGQNLVKAQSGEEALRCLLHQDFAVILLDVQMPGIDGFETATLIRERQRTRLTPIIFLTAFSKSDSFVFQGYSLGAVDYLFKPIEPEILISKVSVFVDLFKKTAEVKRQAEEISSLNRDLEQRVLERTAQLEAANRLKDQLLKSEQTARGQAESAEQRFRDLVNGLGHAIFWEADPFTEKFTFVSQSAEQILGYPLDKWTEEPDFWLSLFHPDDRDWAQAFARTETLAGRDHQFEYRCVAADGQLLWLRNRAYIVHDHEGAVVKVRGLMIDITEAKQAQETLSSRAEELARLTIVLTQTNTALEKRNQELDQFAYVISHDLKAPLRAIANLSMWLEEDLEDKLSEDTQHQMNLLRGRVHRMENLINGILEYSRVGRLKTELETVSVEAILKDVIDSLAPPPAFTVEVCPGMPTLKTSRLLLEQVFSNLLSNAIKHHDRPDGCVKVTVEEKKDFYEFSVADDGPGIAPQYHERVFVIFQTLQSRDTTENTGIGLSLVKKIVESEGGMISIDSEEGEGTAFRFTWPKIGKKTE, translated from the coding sequence ATGCAAGCCGAACCAAAAGCTAACATTCTCCTCGTTGACGACCATCCCAAAAACTTGCTGGCCTTAGAGGCCATCCTAGAAGGACTCGGTCAGAATTTAGTCAAAGCCCAATCTGGCGAAGAAGCCTTAAGATGTCTGCTGCATCAAGATTTTGCTGTTATCCTGCTTGATGTCCAAATGCCAGGGATAGATGGATTTGAGACAGCAACGCTGATTAGAGAAAGACAGCGGACGCGGCTCACCCCGATTATTTTTCTAACAGCATTTAGCAAAAGCGATTCATTTGTATTTCAAGGTTACTCTCTGGGGGCGGTGGATTACCTGTTTAAACCCATTGAACCAGAAATCTTAATCTCTAAAGTTTCAGTATTTGTTGATCTGTTCAAGAAGACAGCAGAAGTTAAAAGACAAGCCGAAGAAATTTCCAGCCTAAATAGAGACCTAGAACAACGAGTCTTGGAGCGAACCGCCCAATTAGAAGCGGCAAACCGGCTCAAAGATCAATTGTTAAAAAGCGAGCAAACAGCACGGGGGCAAGCTGAATCTGCAGAACAGCGGTTTCGCGATTTAGTCAATGGTTTAGGTCACGCAATCTTTTGGGAAGCCGATCCCTTCACTGAGAAATTTACATTTGTCAGCCAAAGTGCTGAACAAATTCTGGGCTATCCTCTAGACAAATGGACAGAGGAACCAGATTTCTGGCTTAGCCTTTTCCATCCCGATGATCGCGACTGGGCGCAAGCTTTTGCACGAACGGAAACCCTCGCCGGCAGAGATCATCAGTTTGAGTATAGATGTGTGGCCGCAGATGGTCAGCTACTGTGGTTGCGAAACAGAGCTTATATTGTCCACGATCACGAAGGCGCTGTCGTGAAGGTGCGAGGACTGATGATTGACATCACTGAAGCCAAACAAGCACAGGAAACACTTTCATCACGCGCAGAGGAACTAGCCCGCTTGACGATTGTGCTGACGCAGACGAACACAGCTTTGGAGAAACGCAACCAAGAACTCGATCAGTTTGCTTATGTGATCTCCCACGATTTGAAAGCGCCACTGCGGGCAATTGCTAACCTCTCAATGTGGCTGGAAGAAGACTTGGAGGACAAGCTGAGTGAGGATACGCAACACCAAATGAATCTACTGCGAGGGCGCGTGCATCGCATGGAAAATTTAATTAATGGTATCCTCGAATACTCCCGTGTGGGGCGGTTGAAGACGGAATTAGAAACGGTCTCTGTTGAGGCAATCCTCAAAGATGTGATCGATTCTCTCGCCCCGCCACCCGCGTTTACGGTTGAAGTTTGCCCTGGAATGCCAACGTTAAAAACCTCGCGGTTGCTTTTAGAACAAGTCTTTTCTAATTTGCTCAGTAATGCCATAAAGCACCATGATCGCCCTGATGGTTGTGTGAAGGTTACGGTTGAAGAGAAAAAAGATTTCTATGAGTTTTCTGTAGCTGATGATGGGCCGGGGATTGCGCCGCAATATCACGAACGAGTGTTTGTCATTTTTCAAACGTTACAATCACGCGATACGACAGAGAACACCGGCATTGGGTTGTCTTTGGTCAAAAAAATTGTTGAAAGTGAAGGCGGCATGATCTCTATAGACTCTGAAGAAGGTGAAGGGACAGCCTTTCGCTTTACTTGGCCAAAGATCGGCAAGAAAACCGAATAA
- a CDS encoding DUF5331 domain-containing protein: protein MAFFDDFSSALKQKWLQYYQANHDWLSLHIKVAAVKTPDGGRRPTSYFILGAMNALEPKLAQLMLPFSKLNPDAETLIEVLGLNFDPDIALGNSPTGEPAVYEEQLTTTSISASAPISSATENLDELTGVNMGIPLAAVAGVGVLGVAAAVAMMEDTTDDFDEDLPDDELGGIGLSGLSESTPDFDEESSDDDDLVDMGLDPLDEESSANFGAVAVADFDEDISDDELGGIGLDELDEDSSDDFDAVAPAGFDDDTSDDLDDMGLGTLDDDSTDAFGVAVADDLDDDMGLGALDDDSTDAFGVAVADDLDDDMGLGALDDDATDAFGTGVADDLDDDMGLGALDDDSTDAFGTGVADDLDDDMGLGALDDDATDAFGVAVADDLDDDMGLGALDDDATDAFGVAVADDLDDDMGLGALDDDATDAFGAGVSDDLDDDMGLGALDDDATDAFGDMDLGDLGDDMSSLGDESSEDDLGDMNFGDLGEDSSDLDEADLDALARDEWDSDDDPEMKDLLSGL from the coding sequence ATGGCTTTTTTCGATGACTTCTCAAGTGCTTTAAAACAAAAGTGGTTGCAATATTACCAAGCCAATCATGACTGGCTGAGCCTGCATATCAAAGTGGCAGCCGTTAAAACCCCCGATGGTGGTAGACGCCCCACTTCTTACTTCATCCTGGGCGCGATGAATGCGCTAGAACCCAAGCTAGCACAGTTAATGCTGCCCTTTTCTAAGCTAAATCCAGATGCAGAAACCCTGATAGAAGTGTTGGGGTTGAATTTCGATCCAGACATCGCACTCGGTAATAGCCCAACCGGCGAACCGGCGGTTTATGAAGAGCAACTGACAACGACATCCATCTCGGCATCGGCACCTATTAGCTCAGCTACCGAAAACTTAGATGAGTTAACGGGTGTAAACATGGGCATACCTTTGGCAGCGGTTGCCGGTGTTGGCGTGCTCGGTGTAGCTGCCGCAGTAGCAATGATGGAAGACACCACCGATGACTTTGATGAAGACTTACCCGATGATGAATTGGGAGGGATAGGTCTCAGTGGCTTGTCAGAGTCTACCCCTGACTTTGATGAAGAGTCTTCCGACGATGACGATCTGGTGGATATGGGGCTTGATCCGCTCGATGAAGAATCTTCTGCTAACTTCGGGGCGGTGGCTGTTGCTGACTTCGATGAAGATATATCCGATGATGAGCTAGGTGGCATCGGCCTTGATGAGCTTGATGAAGACTCTTCGGATGATTTTGATGCAGTGGCTCCCGCCGGCTTTGATGATGATACATCCGACGATCTCGATGATATGGGCTTGGGCACTCTAGATGACGATTCTACCGATGCCTTTGGAGTAGCCGTTGCCGATGATCTCGATGACGATATGGGCTTGGGCGCTCTCGATGACGATTCTACCGATGCGTTTGGAGTAGCCGTTGCCGACGATCTCGATGATGATATGGGCTTGGGCGCTCTCGATGACGATGCCACCGATGCCTTTGGAACCGGCGTTGCCGACGATCTCGATGATGATATGGGCTTGGGCGCTCTCGATGACGATTCTACCGATGCCTTTGGAACCGGCGTTGCCGACGATCTCGATGACGATATGGGCTTGGGCGCTCTCGATGACGATGCCACCGATGCGTTTGGAGTAGCCGTTGCCGACGATCTCGATGACGATATGGGCTTGGGCGCTCTCGATGACGATGCCACTGATGCATTTGGAGTAGCCGTTGCCGATGATCTCGATGACGATATGGGCTTGGGCGCTCTCGATGACGATGCCACTGATGCATTTGGAGCCGGCGTTTCCGACGATCTCGATGATGATATGGGCTTGGGCGCTCTCGATGACGATGCCACTGATGCCTTTGGGGACATGGATCTAGGCGATCTTGGTGATGATATGTCTTCTCTGGGCGATGAAAGTTCAGAGGATGACTTGGGTGATATGAATTTTGGCGATTTAGGTGAAGATTCCTCAGACTTGGATGAAGCGGATCTGGATGCGCTGGCGCGGGACGAATGGGATTCGGACGATGATCCAGAAATGAAAGATTTGCTGTCGGGTTTGTAA
- a CDS encoding ferredoxin:protochlorophyllide reductase (ATP-dependent) subunit N codes for MTVAQPEALNFECETGNYHTFCPISCVAWLYQKIEDSFFLVIGTKTCGYFLQNAMGVMIFAEPRYAMAELEEGDISAQLNDYDELKRLCLQIKRDRNPSVIVWIGTCTTEIIKMDLEGLAPKLEAEIGIPIVTARANGLDYAFTQGEDTVLAAMAARCPEKAPAGETQKNEGNAIQKLLNFGKKKEEVAADEAEYVNHTPLVLFGSLPDPVVTQLTLELKKQGIKVSGWLPSKRYTELPVIEEGYFVSGVNPFLSRTATTLMRRRKCKLIGSPFPIGPDGTRAWIEKICSVLGIEPKGLDEREANIWANLEDYLQIIRGKSVFFMGDNLLEISLARFLIRCGMTCPEIGIPYMDKRYQAAELALLEKTCHEMGVPLPRIVEKPDNYNQIQRIKEIGVDLVITGMAHANPLEARGINTKWSVEFTFAQIHGFTNARDILELVTRPLRRNNSLKDLGWDKLVREEAKI; via the coding sequence ATGACTGTTGCTCAACCAGAAGCACTCAATTTTGAGTGTGAAACCGGCAATTACCATACCTTTTGTCCCATTAGCTGCGTGGCGTGGCTGTACCAAAAGATTGAAGATAGTTTCTTTTTAGTCATTGGCACGAAAACTTGCGGCTATTTTCTCCAAAACGCGATGGGGGTGATGATTTTTGCAGAACCCCGTTATGCAATGGCGGAATTGGAAGAAGGGGATATTTCAGCTCAGCTGAATGATTATGATGAGCTGAAGCGACTGTGCTTGCAAATTAAGCGAGATCGCAACCCCAGTGTGATCGTTTGGATCGGCACCTGCACGACTGAAATTATCAAGATGGATTTGGAAGGCTTGGCTCCTAAGTTGGAAGCTGAGATTGGAATTCCGATTGTGACGGCTCGTGCGAATGGGCTAGACTACGCTTTCACCCAAGGGGAAGATACGGTGCTGGCAGCAATGGCGGCTCGTTGCCCAGAAAAAGCGCCGGCGGGAGAAACCCAAAAAAATGAGGGGAATGCAATTCAAAAACTGCTCAACTTTGGCAAAAAGAAGGAAGAAGTAGCAGCAGATGAAGCAGAATATGTCAACCATACGCCGCTGGTTCTTTTTGGTTCTCTGCCTGATCCAGTAGTAACGCAGCTGACGTTGGAGCTGAAGAAGCAAGGCATTAAAGTCTCTGGGTGGCTGCCTTCCAAGCGTTATACCGAACTGCCGGTGATTGAAGAGGGCTATTTTGTCAGTGGGGTTAATCCTTTCCTCAGCCGCACCGCAACGACTTTGATGCGCCGGCGCAAGTGCAAACTAATCGGCTCTCCTTTCCCCATTGGGCCAGATGGCACCCGTGCTTGGATTGAGAAAATCTGCTCGGTACTAGGCATTGAACCGAAGGGTTTGGATGAGCGGGAAGCTAACATTTGGGCAAATCTGGAAGACTACCTCCAGATCATTCGCGGCAAGTCTGTCTTCTTTATGGGTGACAACCTGCTGGAAATTTCTCTGGCACGCTTCCTGATTCGCTGTGGCATGACTTGCCCTGAAATTGGGATTCCTTACATGGATAAGCGCTATCAGGCTGCTGAGCTGGCTTTGTTAGAGAAGACTTGCCATGAAATGGGTGTGCCACTACCTAGGATTGTCGAGAAACCGGATAATTACAACCAAATTCAGCGGATTAAAGAAATTGGTGTGGATCTGGTAATCACCGGCATGGCGCACGCCAACCCCCTAGAAGCACGCGGAATCAACACTAAGTGGTCGGTTGAGTTCACATTCGCTCAAATTCACGGCTTTACGAATGCGCGTGACATTTTGGAATTGGTAACTCGTCCGCTTCGCCGCAACAACAGTCTCAAGGATTTGGGTTGGGATAAGTTGGTTAGGGAAGAAGCTAAAATTTAA
- the bchL gene encoding ferredoxin:protochlorophyllide reductase (ATP-dependent) iron-sulfur ATP-binding protein, whose translation MKLAVYGKGGIGKSTTSCNISVALARRGKKVLQIGCDPKHDSTFTLTGFLIPTIIDTLQEKDYHYEDVWPEDVIYKGYGGVDCVEAGGPPAGAGCGGYVVGETVKLLKELNAFDEYDVILFDVLGDVVCGGFAAPLNYADYCIIVTDNGFDALFAANRIAASVREKARTHPLRLAGLIGNRTSKRDLIEKYIEAVPMPVLEVLPLIEDIRVSRVKGKTLFEMAETDPSLNYVCDYYLNIADQILARPEGVVPNDAPDRELFSLLSDFYLNPTQPKATSEEEKLDLMMV comes from the coding sequence GTGAAACTAGCAGTTTACGGAAAAGGCGGAATCGGTAAATCTACAACCAGCTGTAATATCTCCGTGGCTCTAGCAAGACGCGGTAAAAAAGTGTTGCAAATCGGCTGCGATCCGAAGCACGACAGCACATTTACCCTCACCGGCTTCCTGATTCCCACGATTATTGACACGCTGCAAGAAAAGGATTATCACTACGAAGACGTTTGGCCAGAAGACGTTATTTACAAAGGCTATGGCGGCGTTGATTGCGTAGAAGCCGGCGGGCCTCCTGCGGGTGCCGGTTGTGGCGGTTACGTCGTGGGCGAAACCGTGAAACTGCTCAAAGAACTTAACGCCTTCGACGAATACGACGTAATTTTGTTTGACGTTCTCGGAGACGTGGTTTGCGGTGGATTTGCAGCCCCCCTCAACTATGCTGACTACTGCATAATTGTCACCGACAACGGATTTGACGCCTTGTTTGCCGCCAACCGAATTGCCGCATCCGTACGGGAAAAAGCCCGTACCCACCCCTTGCGCCTCGCCGGCTTAATTGGTAACCGCACCTCCAAGCGCGATTTAATCGAAAAATATATCGAAGCCGTGCCGATGCCGGTGTTAGAAGTCCTGCCGCTGATTGAAGATATTCGCGTCTCTCGCGTCAAAGGCAAAACTTTGTTTGAAATGGCAGAGACAGACCCTTCCCTCAACTACGTCTGCGACTACTACCTCAACATCGCCGACCAAATCCTAGCTCGTCCAGAAGGTGTCGTGCCCAACGATGCCCCAGATCGGGAGTTGTTCTCCTTGCTGTCTGACTTCTACCTCAACCCGACTCAGCCCAAAGCCACCAGCGAAGAAGAAAAATTAGACCTGATGATGGTATAG
- a CDS encoding sensor histidine kinase gives MKTKQAELETWSTPLSESVADALEDNDLRQVELLVKRYGAPETINLRIFGPEGRLLSTSSPQIDWQIKDWLKIPGVRKGLQNKRVLGFGKGVLSNDDRVFVAQPLNRNGRLIGLLRMSLTLTQFQRQFRTIISTVLGTLILTFLLCAAISLWLARSMATPIQAMSRFAVRLGSGHLGEKLNILGNDELGQLAIELNRMSERLASLDNERRAFLANVSHELRTPVSNVTVTLEALERGAAEEPELRARFIRTAQDETVRLSRLIQDLLDLGRLEAGVVHLEKQPLSLQYLINRAESAMELRMQTKGMSIQQDMPDVQIQGDPERLLQAFLNILDNAIKYSVSNSRIFVSGRVEGSKVAVQIQDQGAGISETDLPHIFEEFYTADSSRKKGGTGLGLAIARRIVVAHGGNISVHSKAPEGAVFTIFLPLTSKKLE, from the coding sequence ATGAAAACAAAACAGGCAGAATTAGAGACCTGGTCTACCCCTTTGAGCGAAAGCGTAGCCGATGCGCTTGAAGACAACGATTTGAGGCAAGTAGAATTGCTTGTAAAACGCTACGGTGCACCCGAAACCATCAATCTGCGAATCTTTGGGCCAGAAGGCCGCCTCTTGTCTACCTCCTCTCCACAAATAGATTGGCAAATAAAAGACTGGTTAAAGATTCCAGGCGTTAGAAAAGGACTTCAAAACAAGCGGGTGCTAGGCTTTGGCAAAGGTGTTCTTTCAAATGATGACAGAGTGTTCGTCGCGCAGCCACTAAACCGCAATGGTCGGCTGATCGGTCTTTTGCGGATGTCCCTAACCCTCACTCAGTTCCAGCGCCAGTTTAGAACGATCATTTCTACGGTTCTGGGAACCCTGATCTTAACGTTCTTGCTCTGTGCTGCGATTAGTTTATGGCTCGCCCGCAGCATGGCAACGCCGATCCAAGCCATGTCCCGGTTTGCCGTGCGCCTTGGCAGTGGTCATTTAGGAGAGAAGCTCAACATCTTGGGCAACGATGAACTAGGGCAATTAGCCATTGAATTGAACCGGATGAGCGAACGGCTGGCTTCACTCGATAATGAACGGCGAGCCTTCCTGGCAAATGTATCTCACGAACTCCGCACTCCCGTTAGCAATGTTACAGTGACCCTGGAAGCTCTAGAAAGAGGAGCTGCTGAAGAACCGGAGTTACGCGCCCGGTTTATCCGAACTGCACAGGATGAGACAGTGCGCCTGTCACGGCTGATCCAAGATTTGCTGGATTTAGGCCGGCTCGAAGCCGGTGTTGTTCATTTGGAGAAGCAACCTTTGAGTCTTCAATATCTCATCAACCGAGCTGAGAGTGCAATGGAACTGCGGATGCAAACCAAAGGAATGAGTATCCAGCAAGATATGCCCGACGTGCAGATCCAAGGCGATCCAGAACGGTTACTGCAAGCTTTTTTAAACATCCTAGATAATGCGATTAAGTATTCCGTGTCAAACTCTAGAATATTTGTTTCTGGGCGAGTAGAAGGCTCTAAAGTTGCTGTCCAAATCCAAGATCAGGGAGCAGGGATCAGCGAAACTGATCTCCCCCATATTTTTGAAGAGTTTTATACAGCCGATTCCTCTCGCAAGAAAGGTGGAACGGGCTTGGGACTAGCCATTGCTCGGCGTATTGTTGTAGCCCACGGAGGAAACATTAGCGTTCACAGTAAAGCGCCTGAAGGAGCGGTATTTACGATTTTTCTGCCCCTCACTTCTAAAAAGCTTGAGTGA